The genomic region AGTTCGGATTGTCATGAGCGTCCACGCATCGTCTGGAGTTTTTGAGCGAAATCATCCACGCTGTCCTTCTGAATGACCAGTGTCGGATAGATGATCTTTTTGTCTGCGGGGATGACCGATTTGTCGCCCCCGAGATATTTCGCCATGATCGAAATGGCGTCGTGTGTGAAGGCGTACGGCTGCTGGACGACCGTCGCGAAGATCGCGCCGCCTTTGACGCCCGCGAGTGTTTCCGGTTGTTCGTCGAAACAAACAATCGCGATTTTGCCCACCTTGCCGGCGTCCTGGACTGCGTTGAGGATTGCCGGGCCGTTGTAGCTCCAGAGGCCGACCATACCGGCGAGGTCCGGGTATTTGACCAGCCCATCGGCGGCGTTCGCCTTGGCTTTGGCGGTGTCGCCGCCGTCAGTGCGTACGTCCACAATCGTGATATTTGAACCTTGGACCGCATCTTTGAGGCCATTGAGCCGGTCCTGGGCGTTCTGGGCATCGATCACGCCAACAAAGCACAGAACTTTTCCGCCC from Capsulimonas corticalis harbors:
- a CDS encoding sugar-binding protein gives rise to the protein MKINRREFCLTLAAGSVAGLAGCGRRPLSAGAPSPAGKTIQLAIITNGNSDFWTVARDGAEAALKSLPNVTLDFRIPDELTAAGQKRVVDDLIARGVDGVAISPLDQKNQQEMLDGAAAKLLLVTLDADAPASKRACYIGTDDVDAGRQAGKTLLKAMPKGGKVLCFVGVIDAQNAQDRLNGLKDAVQGSNITIVDVRTDGGDTAKAKANAADGLVKYPDLAGMVGLWSYNGPAILNAVQDAGKVGKIAIVCFDEQPETLAGVKGGAIFATVVQQPYAFTHDAISIMAKYLGGDKSVIPADKKIIYPTLVIQKDSVDDFAQKLQTMRGRS